In a genomic window of Halobiforma lacisalsi AJ5:
- a CDS encoding replication factor C large subunit, with the protein MSDWTEKYRPTTLSEVRGNNKARDQLKEWAETWDEHRDAVIVHGSPGVGKTSAAHALANDMGWPVMELNASDNRQADVIERIAGEASKSGTLTGGGAGRRLVVLDEADNFHGNADYGGSREVTRVVKNANQPIVLVANEFYDMSQSLRNACETIEFRDVSKRSIVPVLRDICRREGVEFEEEALEKIAESTSGDLRSAVNDLQAVAEEAERLTVEDVVTSERDTTEGIFDFLDTLIKEEDAQGALQASYDVDETPDEMLNWIEDNVPKDYEGAELADAYEFLSNADRWLGRVRATQDYSFWRYASDNMTAGVAASRREPKGGWTRYGPPSYWRKLGSSKGKRNTRDAIAERIAEREGTSVATARREILPFLSAMTHHCKNRDLTVRMTAVYELDEKDVSFVTGSGKDTNKVQSIVEDAEEMRTEATVEHSGSAFFGRGESEDGDEPDDTDETQTKPEPDDSSGQVTLGDSSDESDAETETGSASDSPDAATSAEQDEDQSGLNDFL; encoded by the coding sequence ATGAGCGACTGGACCGAGAAGTACCGCCCGACGACCCTGTCGGAGGTACGCGGAAACAACAAGGCCCGCGACCAACTGAAGGAGTGGGCCGAGACGTGGGACGAGCACCGGGACGCGGTGATCGTCCACGGCAGCCCCGGCGTCGGGAAGACCTCTGCCGCCCACGCGCTGGCCAACGACATGGGCTGGCCGGTCATGGAGCTAAACGCCAGCGACAACCGCCAGGCCGACGTTATCGAGCGCATCGCCGGCGAAGCCTCGAAGAGCGGCACCCTCACGGGCGGCGGTGCGGGCCGCCGACTCGTCGTCCTGGACGAGGCCGACAACTTCCACGGGAACGCCGACTACGGCGGCTCGAGGGAAGTCACGCGGGTCGTCAAGAACGCGAACCAGCCGATCGTCCTCGTGGCCAACGAGTTCTACGACATGAGCCAGTCGCTGCGAAACGCCTGCGAGACGATCGAGTTTCGCGACGTCTCGAAGCGGTCGATCGTTCCGGTCCTTCGGGACATCTGCCGGCGCGAGGGCGTCGAGTTCGAGGAGGAAGCCTTAGAGAAGATCGCCGAATCGACCAGCGGCGACCTGCGCTCGGCGGTCAACGACCTCCAGGCGGTCGCCGAGGAGGCCGAGCGACTGACCGTCGAGGACGTCGTCACGAGCGAGCGCGACACGACCGAAGGCATCTTCGACTTCCTCGATACGCTGATCAAGGAAGAGGACGCCCAGGGGGCGTTGCAGGCCTCCTACGACGTCGACGAGACACCCGACGAGATGTTGAACTGGATCGAGGACAACGTGCCCAAAGACTACGAGGGGGCCGAACTCGCGGACGCCTACGAGTTCCTCTCGAACGCCGACCGATGGCTCGGCCGCGTTCGCGCCACCCAGGACTACTCGTTCTGGCGGTACGCGAGCGACAACATGACCGCGGGCGTCGCCGCCTCCCGCCGGGAACCCAAGGGGGGCTGGACCCGCTACGGGCCACCGAGTTACTGGCGCAAACTCGGCAGCAGCAAGGGCAAGCGCAACACCCGTGACGCCATCGCCGAACGGATCGCCGAGCGCGAGGGAACGAGCGTCGCGACGGCCCGCCGCGAGATCCTGCCGTTCCTCTCGGCCATGACCCACCACTGCAAGAACCGCGATCTGACGGTCCGGATGACCGCGGTCTACGAACTCGACGAGAAGGACGTCTCGTTCGTTACCGGGAGTGGAAAAGACACCAACAAGGTCCAGTCGATCGTCGAAGACGCGGAGGAGATGCGAACCGAAGCGACCGTCGAGCACTCCGGCAGCGCCTTCTTCGGCAGGGGCGAAAGCGAGGACGGCGACGAACCCGACGACACCGACGAGACGCAAACGAAACCGGAACCCGACGACTCGAGCGGCCAGGTAACGCTCGGCGACTCGAGCGACGAGAGCGACGCCGAGACGGAAACCGGATCGGCGTCCGACTCCCCGGACGCTGCCACGAGTGCAGAACAGGACGAGGATCAGTCGGGGCTAAACGACTTCCTCTAA
- a CDS encoding type II toxin-antitoxin system VapC family toxin translates to MYAETDFLLALIKDEDWLGEAAESVYREHRDELWTSQFTLIELLLVAYREERDTERVVSNAASLVEIRGDVETVVTAATYVEDHGFTPFDALHLVESNGETIVSSDGTYEDVTSRVDLKSVGEREE, encoded by the coding sequence ATGTATGCGGAAACCGATTTTCTCCTCGCGCTGATCAAGGACGAAGACTGGCTCGGCGAGGCCGCCGAGTCAGTGTACCGAGAACACCGCGACGAGTTGTGGACGTCGCAGTTCACGCTCATCGAACTCCTGCTGGTCGCCTATCGTGAGGAACGCGATACCGAACGCGTCGTTTCGAACGCCGCCAGTCTCGTCGAGATACGCGGTGACGTCGAGACGGTCGTTACGGCGGCGACGTACGTGGAAGACCACGGGTTTACGCCGTTTGACGCACTTCACCTCGTCGAATCGAACGGAGAGACCATCGTCTCGAGCGATGGCACATACGAGGACGTTACGTCTCGTGTCGACCTGAAGTCGGTCGGCGAGCGCGAGGAATGA
- a CDS encoding AbrB/MazE/SpoVT family DNA-binding domain-containing protein yields the protein MADVALDDRGRLTLPKEIRERYGDRYHVVQLPGGVKLVPVADDPLEALRDEFADVEKSADELREDARDAALDEAGR from the coding sequence ATGGCAGACGTAGCGCTGGACGACCGCGGTCGTCTCACGCTCCCGAAGGAGATCCGGGAGCGATACGGGGACCGATATCACGTCGTTCAGCTTCCCGGCGGGGTCAAATTGGTTCCAGTCGCCGACGACCCGCTCGAGGCACTCAGGGACGAATTCGCTGACGTCGAGAAGTCGGCCGATGAACTTCGTGAAGACGCTCGTGACGCGGCGCTCGACGAGGCCGGACGATAG
- a CDS encoding M48 family metalloprotease, translating to MSPLSTSFLWLLLAFGVGTASVLGVGLGYGYGRLARNWSDERAVRGANVVAIGPSAVVGIAVWIVVDAGATVGDLLRGDGVGTVVLAAVAGGVAAGCVAAGTVAGIARRYDLPGMDDPSCARNHYFRYVSGLFMVTLLFASLLEPAIEAGALAVAGVLLLFFAGFWAGSPFLRELTIGTRPPTGPEQDRLEGILEAVSLEPRRVRVVEAGDRYAGVELLGAPGGRTLFVGEGALSGLEDEALTGVVAARREQAAHCERFVSAIVLVCAAVPLLAGLTGELQLPAGIGATAVLGFVGFAVSRRLRLRADARAAERVGPGTLADAFERAADESGFDLETSPKRTWFGTTPPLAVRIERLRAAVASGDD from the coding sequence ATGTCCCCCCTGAGCACGTCTTTCCTGTGGCTCCTCCTTGCGTTCGGCGTCGGGACTGCCTCGGTTCTCGGCGTCGGTCTCGGCTACGGTTACGGCCGTCTGGCTCGCAACTGGAGCGACGAACGGGCCGTTCGCGGAGCGAACGTCGTGGCGATCGGCCCGTCGGCGGTCGTGGGAATCGCCGTCTGGATCGTCGTCGATGCCGGCGCGACCGTGGGGGACCTACTCCGCGGCGACGGCGTCGGCACCGTGGTCCTCGCTGCCGTCGCCGGCGGCGTCGCCGCGGGGTGTGTCGCGGCGGGAACGGTCGCCGGGATTGCACGCCGGTACGACCTGCCGGGGATGGACGATCCGTCTTGCGCCCGAAACCACTATTTCCGGTACGTGTCCGGGCTGTTTATGGTTACTCTGCTTTTCGCCTCCCTGCTCGAGCCGGCGATCGAAGCCGGGGCGCTCGCAGTTGCCGGAGTACTGCTTTTGTTTTTCGCTGGCTTCTGGGCCGGTAGTCCCTTCCTCCGAGAGTTAACGATCGGGACGCGACCGCCGACCGGCCCCGAGCAGGATCGGCTCGAGGGGATCCTCGAGGCGGTGAGCCTCGAGCCACGACGCGTACGCGTCGTCGAGGCCGGCGATCGGTACGCTGGCGTCGAACTACTCGGAGCGCCCGGCGGCCGAACGCTCTTCGTCGGTGAAGGTGCGCTGTCGGGACTCGAAGACGAGGCTCTGACCGGAGTCGTCGCGGCTCGGCGGGAGCAGGCAGCCCACTGCGAGCGGTTCGTCTCCGCGATCGTCCTCGTGTGTGCTGCCGTGCCACTGTTGGCGGGTCTGACCGGCGAACTGCAACTGCCCGCCGGAATCGGAGCGACGGCAGTACTGGGGTTCGTCGGGTTCGCCGTCTCCCGACGGCTCCGATTGCGCGCGGACGCACGTGCTGCCGAGCGGGTCGGACCGGGAACGCTGGCCGACGCGTTCGAGCGGGCCGCCGACGAGTCGGGGTTCGATCTCGAGACGTCACCGAAACGCACCTGGTTCGGAACGACCCCGCCGCTTGCCGTACGGATCGAGCGACTCCGGGCTGCCGTGGCGTCCGGTGACGACTGA
- a CDS encoding DUF7521 family protein, whose amino-acid sequence MEVVIEALLMMMQMTVFALALGLTLISFQSYRKQPSKRLESAFIGFAFLSMGVGLTTIISQLPSPSTVFYIVETVPFIVGFGMLYLSLYR is encoded by the coding sequence ATGGAGGTAGTCATCGAAGCCCTCCTGATGATGATGCAGATGACGGTGTTCGCCCTGGCGCTCGGGCTGACCCTCATCAGTTTCCAGTCCTATCGTAAACAGCCCTCGAAGCGCCTCGAATCGGCGTTCATCGGGTTCGCGTTCCTCAGTATGGGCGTCGGACTCACGACGATCATCTCGCAACTCCCGTCTCCCTCGACCGTGTTTTACATCGTGGAGACGGTCCCGTTCATCGTCGGGTTCGGCATGCTCTATCTCTCGCTGTATCGCTGA
- a CDS encoding ArsR/SmtB family transcription factor: protein MDDESSIEEILDTIGDEHARTVLASISREPGSAKELAERLDLSQPTIYRRLDLLEENDLIKDRTLVADDGNHYKEYTCNFNSTVISLEDDEYDVRIFREENLPDRFSRLWDDLGVQ, encoded by the coding sequence ATGGATGATGAGTCCTCCATCGAAGAAATACTCGATACGATCGGGGACGAACACGCACGCACCGTTCTCGCGTCGATTAGCCGAGAACCCGGCTCGGCAAAAGAACTCGCGGAGCGGCTCGATCTCTCCCAGCCGACGATCTACCGTCGTCTCGACCTGCTCGAGGAGAACGACCTGATCAAGGATCGAACTCTCGTGGCCGACGACGGGAACCACTACAAGGAGTACACCTGTAACTTCAACAGCACGGTCATCTCCCTCGAAGACGACGAGTACGACGTCCGTATCTTCCGCGAGGAGAACCTGCCGGATCGATTCAGCAGACTCTGGGACGACCTGGGCGTGCAATAA
- a CDS encoding DUF7835 family putative zinc beta-ribbon protein yields MATTDGVSNGMTEPCEVCGTDTLHEVSVQLVTEGGSGDNAQYSREPYRVRECQRCGNRESQRMNNA; encoded by the coding sequence ATGGCAACGACTGATGGCGTATCAAATGGGATGACCGAACCGTGTGAAGTGTGTGGTACAGACACGTTGCACGAGGTCTCGGTCCAGCTCGTAACCGAAGGTGGCAGCGGCGACAACGCACAGTACTCTCGTGAACCATACCGTGTTCGGGAATGTCAGCGGTGTGGCAACAGGGAGAGTCAGCGGATGAACAACGCCTGA
- a CDS encoding helix-turn-helix domain-containing protein, translating to MGGRGPKRELAEKIAGEITLSDDPGATLRKWRTDFDVSQTDLAGELDVSSSVISDYESGRRESPGIGVVGRLVEGLLAIDERRGGDRIRQYGRVLSAGFDSDVVHDLREYATSIPLESLYEDIGATEVTAGNTDRVSGHTVIDSIEAITRLSSEEFFRLYGQSTNRVLVFTGVTRGESPLVALRVVNPTPNAVVLHGIDEDDLWDHAADLARIDGYALAVTDAPLEDVLDRLVTIE from the coding sequence ATGGGCGGACGCGGGCCGAAACGAGAACTCGCGGAGAAGATCGCCGGGGAGATCACGCTGAGCGACGACCCCGGCGCGACTTTGCGAAAGTGGCGAACCGACTTCGACGTTTCCCAGACCGACCTGGCCGGGGAGCTGGACGTCTCCTCGTCGGTCATCTCCGACTACGAGAGCGGGCGACGCGAGAGCCCGGGGATCGGCGTCGTCGGTCGTCTCGTCGAGGGACTACTCGCCATCGACGAGCGCCGCGGCGGGGACCGCATCCGACAGTACGGTCGGGTTCTCTCCGCGGGGTTCGACAGCGACGTCGTTCACGACCTGCGGGAGTACGCGACGTCGATCCCCCTCGAGTCGCTGTACGAGGACATCGGGGCGACGGAGGTCACGGCCGGTAACACGGATCGCGTCAGCGGCCACACCGTCATCGACAGCATCGAGGCGATCACACGACTGTCCAGCGAGGAGTTCTTCCGCCTCTACGGACAGAGTACGAACCGTGTGCTCGTCTTCACGGGCGTGACTCGCGGGGAGTCGCCGCTGGTTGCCCTGCGAGTCGTCAACCCGACCCCCAACGCGGTGGTGTTACACGGGATCGACGAGGACGACCTGTGGGATCACGCGGCCGACCTGGCGCGCATCGACGGCTACGCGCTTGCCGTGACCGACGCGCCGCTCGAGGACGTGCTGGATCGACTGGTCACGATCGAGTAG
- a CDS encoding E3 ubiquitin ligase family protein codes for MVVVVASTASSFTLATATPTPTATAAATDAITGLDLAVLALLAHVWLLVVGLAVWNDDARTGLDWLDRRVDLDPRLYAVAMGVATLLTWLPFALGRYPVGPGNPFGRSRIVLGVIVAGGLLVGTGCYLLAGAATNARSYLAVRRSRPIEAAGVEAESGLIRVDGEVTPIEGTLEAPVSGTEAVQYRLDATRVAEDERLPTESPTVGAGRGTEPGFAGLGSLLVDHTERVDERRVPFAVRDETGRIAVDPEGATVRLERSASVPVPADAAPPEPLATRLLETDGEDPEADAAVYHESVLEPGDEVTVVGVARDGPTITDAPSMPEFVVVPGNDRAVDRHFRRTIAGCAFGATVTGATGLWLLLGLAGHGWWLF; via the coding sequence ATGGTAGTTGTAGTTGCATCGACGGCGTCGTCGTTCACTCTCGCAACAGCAACACCAACACCAACAGCAACAGCGGCCGCCACCGACGCGATCACCGGCCTCGATCTCGCCGTGCTGGCGCTTTTGGCACACGTCTGGCTGCTCGTCGTCGGACTGGCCGTCTGGAACGACGACGCCCGGACGGGCCTCGACTGGCTCGACCGGCGGGTCGACCTCGACCCCCGCCTCTACGCGGTCGCGATGGGAGTCGCGACCCTGCTGACGTGGCTCCCTTTCGCTCTCGGGCGATATCCCGTCGGCCCCGGGAACCCGTTCGGACGGAGTCGAATCGTGCTGGGGGTCATCGTCGCCGGCGGGCTCCTCGTCGGGACCGGCTGTTACCTCCTCGCGGGCGCGGCGACCAACGCCCGGTCGTATCTCGCCGTCCGACGGAGCCGGCCGATCGAAGCGGCCGGCGTCGAAGCCGAGTCGGGGCTGATCCGCGTCGACGGGGAAGTCACTCCGATCGAAGGGACTCTCGAGGCCCCGGTGAGCGGGACCGAGGCGGTCCAGTACCGGCTGGACGCGACTCGAGTCGCCGAGGACGAGCGGCTGCCGACGGAGTCGCCGACGGTTGGGGCCGGCCGGGGAACGGAGCCCGGCTTCGCGGGCCTCGGATCGCTGCTCGTCGACCACACCGAGCGCGTCGACGAACGTCGGGTCCCCTTCGCCGTGCGCGACGAGACCGGGCGCATCGCGGTCGATCCCGAAGGAGCAACGGTCCGCCTCGAGCGGTCGGCATCCGTCCCCGTCCCGGCCGATGCGGCCCCGCCGGAGCCGCTCGCGACCCGGCTCCTCGAGACCGACGGCGAGGACCCCGAGGCCGACGCCGCCGTCTACCACGAGTCGGTACTCGAGCCGGGTGACGAGGTGACGGTGGTCGGCGTCGCACGCGACGGGCCCACGATAACGGACGCCCCGTCGATGCCGGAGTTCGTCGTCGTACCGGGGAATGACCGCGCCGTGGACCGTCACTTCCGGCGGACGATAGCCGGCTGTGCCTTCGGAGCCACGGTGACGGGTGCGACCGGACTGTGGCTCCTGCTCGGGCTGGCTGGGCACGGATGGTGGCTGTTCTGA
- the gcvH gene encoding glycine cleavage system protein GcvH: MSFDVPDDRRYLESHEWAEETDGIVRVGISDFAQDELGDVVFVELPDEGDDLGQEEEFGVIESIKAVSDLYAPVGGEVVSINEELFDAPELVNEDPFGDGWMLEIEADDTDELETLLSADEYEDQIA, from the coding sequence ATGAGCTTCGACGTACCCGACGACAGGCGGTACCTGGAATCGCACGAGTGGGCCGAAGAAACCGACGGCATCGTCCGCGTCGGTATCTCCGACTTCGCACAGGACGAACTCGGCGACGTAGTCTTCGTCGAACTCCCCGACGAGGGCGACGACCTCGGTCAGGAAGAAGAGTTCGGCGTCATCGAATCGATCAAGGCGGTGTCGGACCTCTACGCGCCGGTCGGCGGCGAAGTCGTCTCGATCAACGAGGAACTGTTCGACGCGCCCGAACTCGTCAACGAGGACCCGTTCGGCGACGGCTGGATGCTCGAGATCGAGGCCGACGACACGGACGAACTCGAGACCTTGCTGTCCGCCGACGAGTACGAGGACCAGATCGCCTGA
- the gcvT gene encoding glycine cleavage system aminomethyltransferase GcvT: MPLQTPPLRGIHDERGAKFTEFGGWDMPVEFDSIQTEHDAVREDAGIFDVSHMGQIHVSGPDATTLMQRLTTNDVSRLDVGDSQYAAITDEDGIIIDDTVVYRLPDEDGEPTYLFVPNAGTDEETHERWISYRNDLDLEATVDNRTDEYAMFAVQGPSAPDLVEAETDESVTDLSRFEAQYATIDGIDCWTARTGYTGEDGFELIVPWSEAEHIWSLFDCQPCGLGARDTLRIEAGLLLAGQDFDHEDDPRNPYEAGIGFTVDLETEFVGRDALAEIEEEGVEEKLVGFQLIDRGVPRHGYDVTNTESRVIGTVTSGTMSPTLEQAIGFAYVPVEYSDPGTTLQVVVRGRSKKARVETTPFIDTA, encoded by the coding sequence ATGCCGCTTCAGACGCCGCCGTTACGTGGGATCCACGACGAGCGCGGAGCGAAGTTCACGGAGTTTGGCGGCTGGGACATGCCGGTCGAGTTCGACTCGATCCAGACGGAACACGACGCCGTCCGCGAGGACGCCGGCATCTTCGACGTCTCTCACATGGGTCAGATTCACGTCAGCGGCCCTGACGCAACGACCCTGATGCAGCGGCTCACGACCAACGACGTGAGTCGACTCGACGTCGGCGACTCCCAGTACGCAGCCATCACCGACGAGGACGGAATCATCATCGACGACACCGTCGTCTATCGACTCCCGGACGAGGACGGGGAGCCGACCTACCTCTTCGTTCCCAACGCGGGCACCGACGAGGAGACCCACGAACGCTGGATCAGCTATCGGAACGACCTCGACCTCGAGGCGACCGTCGACAACCGGACCGACGAGTACGCGATGTTCGCGGTCCAGGGGCCGTCGGCCCCCGATCTGGTCGAGGCGGAGACCGACGAGTCGGTCACCGATCTCTCCCGGTTCGAAGCCCAGTACGCGACGATCGACGGCATCGACTGCTGGACGGCTCGCACCGGCTACACCGGCGAGGACGGGTTCGAACTGATCGTTCCCTGGTCCGAGGCCGAGCACATCTGGTCGCTGTTCGACTGCCAGCCCTGCGGGCTCGGCGCCCGGGATACGCTCCGGATCGAGGCCGGTCTCCTGCTTGCCGGACAGGACTTCGATCACGAGGACGACCCGCGGAACCCCTACGAGGCCGGCATCGGCTTCACCGTCGACCTCGAGACAGAGTTCGTCGGCCGCGACGCCCTCGCGGAGATCGAGGAAGAGGGCGTCGAGGAGAAACTGGTCGGCTTCCAGTTGATCGATCGTGGCGTCCCCCGGCACGGTTACGACGTGACGAACACCGAGAGCCGCGTGATCGGCACGGTCACGAGCGGCACGATGAGCCCGACGCTGGAACAGGCGATCGGCTTCGCGTACGTTCCAGTCGAGTACTCGGATCCTGGAACGACCCTGCAGGTCGTCGTCCGCGGCCGGTCGAAAAAGGCAAGAGTTGAAACCACACCCTTCATCGATACTGCATAA
- a CDS encoding S8 family peptidase, translating into MTGDDNPTFDRRSVLKATGALGAFLGFSGVTGATPGRKPGPKKNEILVGLDDSVSDLRGTVETKIPSNAKIVHENETLGYVAVEFPEKAADRAKRKFKENVLEDRDVEYAEDNATVKAFYTPNDPLYGDQYAPQQVNCEGAWDTTLGDSDVTISIVDQGIQYDHPNLEGSMDGSVSNYGYDFADSDGDPYPVTQDENHGTHVGGIAGGGTDNGTGHAGISNCSLLSARALDESGGGSLSDIADAIQWSADQGAEVINMSLGGGGYSSTMDNACQYAYDEGSLLVAAAGNDYGSSVSYPAAYDTVVAVSSLDENENLSNFSNVGPEIELAAPGSNVLSTVNWDDYDEFSGTSMASPVAAGVAGLTLSAHTNLTNEQLRDHLQNTAVDVGLSSDEQGSGRVDANNAVNTDPDDGDDGDDGDGGDDTATSTITDSLGGYWDSDCWTYSWEFDDPRQIVIDLQGPSDSTFDLYANERDQCPTTSDYDHISYTWGSDEEIVIENPDTSTDLHVLVDAYSGSGDYTLTFTEYSS; encoded by the coding sequence ATGACAGGTGATGACAACCCAACGTTCGATCGACGATCAGTACTGAAAGCGACCGGTGCACTGGGTGCGTTCCTCGGGTTCAGCGGCGTCACCGGCGCGACCCCGGGTCGTAAACCGGGCCCGAAGAAAAACGAAATCCTCGTTGGCCTCGACGATTCGGTCTCCGATCTCCGGGGGACGGTCGAGACGAAGATCCCCAGCAACGCAAAGATCGTCCACGAGAACGAAACGCTCGGCTACGTCGCGGTCGAGTTCCCGGAAAAGGCCGCCGACCGGGCGAAAAGGAAATTCAAGGAGAACGTCCTCGAGGATCGCGACGTCGAGTACGCCGAAGACAACGCGACGGTCAAGGCGTTCTACACGCCGAACGATCCCCTCTACGGCGACCAGTACGCCCCCCAGCAGGTCAACTGTGAGGGCGCGTGGGACACCACACTGGGTGACTCCGACGTGACGATTTCGATCGTCGACCAGGGGATCCAGTACGACCACCCCAACCTCGAGGGGAGCATGGACGGCAGCGTCTCGAACTACGGGTACGACTTCGCCGACAGCGACGGCGACCCGTATCCGGTAACCCAGGACGAGAACCACGGGACGCACGTCGGCGGGATCGCTGGCGGCGGGACGGACAACGGGACCGGCCACGCCGGTATCTCGAACTGTTCGTTGCTGAGTGCCCGCGCGCTCGACGAGAGCGGCGGCGGGTCGCTGTCGGACATCGCGGACGCGATCCAGTGGTCGGCCGACCAGGGAGCCGAGGTCATCAACATGTCCCTGGGCGGTGGCGGCTACTCGAGCACGATGGACAACGCCTGCCAGTACGCCTACGACGAGGGGTCGCTGCTGGTCGCGGCGGCCGGCAACGACTACGGGAGCAGCGTCTCGTATCCCGCGGCGTACGACACCGTCGTCGCGGTCTCCTCGCTCGACGAGAACGAGAACCTCTCGAACTTCTCGAACGTCGGACCGGAGATCGAACTCGCCGCTCCGGGTAGTAACGTCCTCTCGACGGTCAACTGGGACGACTACGACGAGTTCTCCGGGACGTCGATGGCGTCACCGGTCGCGGCAGGCGTCGCGGGGCTGACCCTGTCGGCCCACACGAACCTCACGAACGAGCAACTGCGCGACCACCTGCAGAACACCGCCGTCGACGTCGGCCTCTCGTCCGACGAACAGGGGTCCGGTCGCGTGGACGCGAACAACGCGGTCAACACCGATCCGGACGACGGCGACGACGGCGATGACGGCGACGGCGGCGACGACACCGCTACGAGCACTATCACGGACTCGCTCGGCGGCTACTGGGACAGCGACTGCTGGACCTATAGCTGGGAGTTCGACGATCCGCGCCAGATCGTCATCGACCTGCAGGGGCCGAGCGATTCGACGTTCGACCTCTACGCCAACGAGCGCGACCAGTGTCCGACGACCTCCGACTACGACCACATCTCCTACACCTGGGGAAGCGACGAGGAGATCGTCATCGAGAACCCCGACACGTCGACGGACCTCCACGTTCTGGTCGACGCCTACAGCGGCAGCGGGGACTATACCCTGACGTTCACGGAGTACAGTAGCTGA